The Glycine soja cultivar W05 chromosome 3, ASM419377v2, whole genome shotgun sequence genome window below encodes:
- the LOC114406634 gene encoding DNA gyrase subunit B, chloroplastic/mitochondrial-like, with product MAHVLLRRPPLLRVIMASRFITSSSFHMRLSSFPSSTLSKTRTSFPLRKFLAPCCSVPNAFTPRAFMSSISATEAFLKSESSTAYSSDQIQVLEGLDPVRKRPGMYIGSTGPRGLHHLVYEILDNSVDEAQAGFASKIYVVLHADDSVSITDNGRGIPTDLHPVTNKSALETVLTVLHAGGKFGGANSGYSVSGGLHGVGLSVVNALSESLEITVWRDGMEYMQTYSRGKPVSILKCLVLPDERKDLRGTRVRFWPDKEVFTTAIQFDHNTIAGRIRELAFLNPKLTITLRKEDNDPEKVQYNEYFYAGGLVEYVKWLNTDKKALHDVLSFRKETDGITVDIAFQWCEDAYSDTILGYANSIRTIDGGTHIDAMKASITRTLNSLGKKSKVIKEKDITLSGEHVREGLTCVVSVKVPNPEFEGQTKTRLGNPEVRKVVDQSIQEYLTEYLELHPDVLDSVLSKALNAFKAALAAKRARELVRQKSVLRSSSLPGKLADCSSTDPEECEIFIVEGDSAGGSAKQGRDRRFQAILPLRGKILNIERRDEAAMYKNEEIQNLILGLGLGVKGEDFKKDALRYHKIIILTDADVDGAHIRTLLLTFFFRYQRALFDEGCIYVGVPPLYKVVRGKQVHYCYDDADLKKLQRSFPANASYNMQRFKGLGEMMPLQLWETTMDPERRLLKQLKVEDAAEANIVFSSLMGTRVDVRKELIRNSASLIDLHQLDI from the exons ATGGCACATGTTCTTCTACGTCGCCCTCCTCTGCTTCGTGTCATCATGGCCTCTCGCTTCATCACCTCCTCTTCCTTTCACATGCGCCTTTCTTCATTCCCTTCCTCTACTCTCTCCAAAACCAG GACGAGTTTTCCTCTGAGAAAGTTTTTGGCTCCCTGTTGTTCGGTTCCAAATGCGTTCACTCCAAGGGCGTTTATGTCTTCTATCTCGGCGACCGAAGCTTTTCTCAAAAGTGAAAGTTCCACAGCTTATAGTTCTGATCAAATTCAG GTGCTTGAAGGCTTGGACCCTGTGAGGAAAAGGCCCGGGATGTATATTGGAAGCACCGGTCCACGAGGGTTGCACCATTTG GTGTACGAAATTTTGGATAATTCTGTTGACGAAGCTCAAGCTGGGTTTGCTTCCAAGATTTATGTTGTTTTGCATGCGGATGATTCTGTGAGCATCACAGACAATGGTCGTGGG ATTCCTACTGACTTGCATCCAGTTACAAATAAATCTGCCTTGGAGACAGTGTTGACG GTCTTGCATGCTGGCGGAAAATTTGGTGGTGCCAACAGCGGCTACTCTGTTTCAGGAGGTTTACACGGTGTTGGTTTGTCTGTTGTTAATGCCTTGTCTGAG TCGCTAGAGATAACAGTTTGGCGTGATGGGATGGAATACATGCAAACATATTCTCGTGGAAAACCAGTGTCAATTCTGAAATGCCTTGTGCTTCCAGATGAAAGGAAAGATCTTCGAGGGACACGTGTCAGATTTTGGCCTGACAAAGAAG TATTCACCACTGCTATTCAGTTTGATCACAACACAATAGCTGGACGCATTAGGGAATTAGCTTTCCTCAACCCAAAG CTTACAATCACgcttcggaaagaggacaatgATCCAGAGAAAGTTCAATATAATGAATATTTCTATGCTGGGGGATTGGTTGAATATGTGAAATGGCTTAACACCGATAAG AAAGCTCTTCATGATGTTCTGAGTTTTAGAAAAGAAACAGATGGCATCACAGTTGATATAGCTTTTCAATG GTGTGAAGATGCATATTCAGATACAATACTGGGATATGCTAATAGTATACGCACTATTGATGGTGGTACTCATATTGATGCTATGAAGGCTTCTATAACAAGAACACTTAATAGTCTTGGAAagaagtcaaaagttattaag GAGAAGGATATTACTCTAAGTGGCGAGCATGTGAGAGAGGGTCTAACATGTGTTGTCTCAGTCAAGGTCCCAAATCCTGAGTTTGAAGGACAAACAAAG ACAAGGTTAGGAAATCCAGAGGTGCGAAAAGTGGTTGATCAATCTATTCAAGAATATCTTACTGAGTATTTAGAATTGCATCCAGATGTTCTTGATTCAGTACTTTCTAAAGCTCTTAATGCTTTCAAG GCAGCTCTGGCAGCAAAAAGAGCAAGGGAATTGGTGAGACAAAAGAGTGTATTGAGATCTTCTTCTCTTCCAGGAAAACTAGCTGATTGTTCATCTACAGATCCTGAAGAATGTG AAATCTTTATAGTTGAAGGTGATTCAGCTGGAGGAAGTGCTAAACAAGGGCGTGACAGGCGCTTCCAG GCCATTCTCCCTCTGAGGGGTAAGATTCTGAATATTGAAAGAAGGGATGAAGCAGCAATGtacaaaaatgaagaaatccaaaatttaattcttGGTCTTGGTCTTGGAGTGAAG GGAGAGGATTTTAAAAAGGATGCACTCCGATATCATAAGATTATTATTTTGACTGATGCTGATGTGGATGGTGCCCATATCCGAACTTTGCTACTGACATTTTTCTTCAGATATCAG AGAGCTTTGTTTGATGAAGGTTGCATATATGTTGGTGTTCCACCATTGTACAAG GTTGTAAGGGGAAAACAAGTGCACTATTGCTATGATGATGCTGACCTTAAAAAGCTTCAAAGATCATTCCCTGCTAATGCATCATACAACATGCAAAGGTTCAAAG GGTTGGGAGAGATGATGCCTTTACAACTATGGGAAACAACCATGGATCCAGAACGCAGGTTATTGAAGCAATTAAAAGTTGAGGATGCAGCAGAAGCAAATATTGTTTTTTCGTCTCTTATGGGTACTAGG GTGGATGTTCGGAAGGAACTCATACGAAATTCTGCAAGCCTGATTGATCTTCATCAGCTAGATATTTGA
- the LOC114406635 gene encoding microtubule-associated protein 70-2-like isoform X2, whose amino-acid sequence MKASTLTDELIKVDEKLKAAEALLESKNLEIKKINEEKRAALAAQFAAEATLRRVHAAQKDDEMPPIEAIIAPLEAELKLARMEVAKLQDDNRALDRLTKSKEAALLEAERTVQIALAKASLVDDLQNKNQELMKQIEICQEENKILDKILRQKVAEVEKLTQTVRELEEAVLAGGAAANAVRDYQRKVQEMNEERKILEREVARAKVTANRVATVVANEWKDANDKVMPVKQWLEERKFFQGEMQQLRDKLAIAERTAKAEAQMKEKYQLRFKVLEERVKTSNGNSKFTVSDGRNIGTGPSRRQSFGEAESLSASSSNGYQSRKNSISRSGSLRSNSANVLLKHAKLSSRSFDGGSRNLERERPTSDANGLDNMPTNYNNQTITRETITTHEESANGTPVEKSKSENEDYVSGMLYDMLQKEVISLRKACHEKDQTLKDKDDAIEMLAKKVDTLSKAMEVEARKMRREVASMEKEVAAMRISKEHDHRAWQASAPRGAVNSQSISSRSARNF is encoded by the exons ATGAAAGCTTCAACG CTAACAGATGAGCTGATCAAGGTGGATGAAAAGCTAAAAGCAGCTGAAGCTCTTCTGGAAAGCAAG AaccttgaaataaaaaaaatcaatgaggAGAAAAGGGCAGCACTGGCTGCACAATTTGCTGCAGAAGCCACACTTCGAAGGGTTCATGCTGCACAGAAAGACGATGAAATGCCTCCTATTGAAGCTATTATTGCACCCCTGGAGGCAGAACTCAAGCTTGCTAGGATGGAG GTGGCAAAGCTGCAGGATGACAACAGAGCACTGGATCGGCTAACCAAATCGAAGGAGGCTGCTCTTCTTGAGGCTGAGAGAACTGTTCAGATTGCTTTGGCAAAAGCATCCTTGGTTGATgatctgcaaaacaaaaatcaagagTTAATGAAACAGATTGAAATATGCCag GAGGAGAACAAAATCTTGGACAAAATCCTTCGGCAAAAGGTTGCTGAAGTTGAAAAACTAACTCAAACTGTTCGTGAGCTTGAAGAGGCTGTCTTGGCTGGTGGGGCTGCTGCTAATGCTGTCCGTGATTACCAGCGTAAAGTGCAAGAGATGAAT GAGGAAAGGAAAATTTTGGAGCGGGAAGTAGCTCGTGCCAAAGTTACTGCAAACAGGGTTGCGACTGTAGTTGCAAATGAGTGGAAAGATGCTAATGATAAAGTGATGCCAGTGAAGCAGTGgctagaagaaagaaaattttttCAG GGTGAAATGCAACAATTACGTGATAAATTGGCTATAGCTGAGCGCACTGCAAAGGCAGAGGCACAAATGAAG GAAAAATATCAATTGCGCTTCAAAGTTTTGGAAGAAAGGGTTAAGACATCTAATGGTAATTCCAAATTCACTGTATCAGATGGAAGAAACATTGGCACTGGGCCTTCACGGCGACAATCTTTTGGTGAAGCTGAGAGTCTCTCTGCCTCTTCTTCCAATGGATATCAATCGAGGAAAAACTCAATTTCAAGATCAGGGTCTCTAAGATCAAACAGTGCTAATGTGCTACTAAAACATGCCAAACTTTCATCGAGATCATTCGATGGTGGTAGTAGAAACCTGGAGAGAGAGAGGCCAACTTCAGATGCAAATGGGCTAGATAACATGCCAACAAACTACAATAATCAGACCATCACCAGGGAAACAATTACTACACATGAGGAGAGTGCAAATGGTACTCCAGTCGAAAAATCTAAATCAGAAAATGAAGACTATGTTTCAGGAATGCTGTATGACATGTTGCAAAAAGAGGTTATATCTCTGAGGAAGGCTTGTCATGAAAAAGACCAGACTCTTAAAGACAAGGATGATGCAATAGAG ATGTTGGCAAAGAAGGTTGATACATTGAGCAAGGCTATGGAAGTTGAGGCCAGAAAAATGCGTAGGGAAGTTGCTTCTATGGAAAAGGAGGTTGCCGCAATGCGGATTAGCAAGGAACATGATCATAGGGCATGGCAAGCAAGTGCTCCTAGGGGGGCTGTAAATTCCCAGTCAATTTCTTCCAG GAGTGCACGTAACTTTTAG